From the Streptomyces sp. NBC_01216 genome, the window AGCGCCCGGGTCGTGTAGGCGCCCCAGATCTCGGCCGGGGTGCCGCCGCCGTTGGCGCGGCCCGCGTTGATCGTGTTGGTCAGGGTGACCTGGTTGCCCTTGGGGTCCTCGCCGAAGAGGCCGACGGCGGTGACCAGTTCGGGGGTGTAGCCGACGAACCAGGCGGAGCGGTTGTTCTCCGAGGTACCCGTCTTGCCGGCTGCCGCGTAGTCGCCCGCCGCCCGTCGGCCGGAGCCGTTGCGCACGACACCGGTCATCGCCTTGGTGACGGTGTCGGCGGCCTCGCGGGTGACGACCTGTTCGCCGATGGACCGCACGGGGTCGATCTCGCGCACCTTGTGCTCGGCGGACTTCACGATGGTCGCGGTGACCTTCTTGCCGTGGTTGTCCAGCGTCGCGTAGGCAGCGGCCATGTCCCACGTGGAGGCGCCCATCGTGCCGAGCGACATCGCGGGCCGCTCGCCGAAGTCGGCGCCGTCCCTGAGGCCGAGGTCGAGGGCGGTCTTCTTCACCTTGCCGGGTCCGACGTCCACGATCATCTGGGCGTAGACCGAGTTGATCGAGCTGTTGGTGGCCTTCTGGACGGTGACCGGGCCGTAGTCCCGGTCGTCCTCGTTCTCCGGGCTGAAGGGCACGTCGCTGCCGACCACGGGCCGCTTGCTGGTGCCGTCGTAGATCGTACCGAGGCCGATCGGCCTGCCGTCCTGGGTCTTGGAGCCGTTCTCCAGGGCGGAGGCCAGCACGATGGGCTTGAAGGTCGAGGCGGGCTGGTAGTCGCGGCGGGTGGCGTTGGACAGCCAGTGCTCGGTGGCCCCGATGCCGCCGTACATCGCGAGGACCCGGCCGGTCTTCGGGTCGACCGAGGTGGCGCCGGCCTGGACGGTGGCGTCCTTCGCGTCCTTGTCCCGGTCGAGCTTGGCCTCCAGCTGCTCCTCGACCGACCTGACGAGCGACTTCTGCTTCTTCTCGTCGATGTTGAGAGTGATCGTCCAGCCGCCGGCCTTGATGTCCTCCTCGCTGATGCCCTGGCGCGTCAGCTCCTGGTTGGCGGCCTCGACCAGATAGCCGGTCTGCCCTCCCATGCCGGGGGCCGCCTTGGGCTTCTGCGGGACGGGGAAGGTGAGGCCGGTGCGCTTGCCCGCGTCGAGCCAGCCCTCCTCCACCATGTTGTCCAGGGTGTAGTTCCAGCGCGCCTCGACCAGCTTGCGGCCGGTCGGGGTGGCCGAGGTCCAGTCGTACTGGCTGGGGGCCTGGAGCAGCGAGGCGAGGTAGGCGCCCTGGGCGACGTCCAGCCTGGAGGCGTCGACACCGTAGTAGGCCTGCGCGGCGGCCTGGATGCCGTAGGCGCTGCGGCCGTAGTAGCTGGTGTTGATGTAGCCGGCCAGGATCTCGCTCTTCTTCGACTGCCGGTCGACCTTGAGCGCGATCACCATCTCCTTGAGCTTGCGGGTGACCGTCTGGTCCTGGTCCAGGTAGTAGTTCTTGACGTACTGCTGGGTGATGGTCGAGCCACCCTGCTTGCCCTTGCCGGTGACGGTGTTCAGCGCGCCGCGGAGGGTGCCCTTGATGTCGACGCCGTTGTCCTTGTAGAAGGTCTTGTTCTCGGCGGCGACGAAGGCGTTCTGCACCTCCCTGGGGATCTCCTCCAGGCCGACGATCTCACGGTTGATCTCGCCGGTGCGGGCGAGGATCTTGCCGTTGGAGTACTTGTAGACGTTGCTCTCCATGGTCGCCTGAGCGTTGGCGACGGGCACCGGGACCATGAGGTAGACGACGTAGAACGCGCCCATGACGAGCAGGCAGCCGACGAGGAACGTACCCAGGAGTTTCTTCCAGGTGAAGAGGCGGCGTATGCGCCCGCCGCCCTTCGCCCGGCGCGTATCCGCTCGGCTCATCGCTTCGTCGCTCCGCTCGTCGTCGTGGTGACCGGGTGCCGGCCCGCTGCCCGCGCCGGATCAGCTCAGCAAGCTAACACCGACGATGCAGACAAAGGGCCTGGATACCGGCCTTTCCGGGCGTGACAATCAGCACCCGTCTCCCTGGGAACCGACGCTCCAGAGACCGGGATGGTTGTGCGGCACCGGTCACATTCGGCCCCGACCTCGGCTATACACCTTGCGTATACACACGGTGTAGAGTGGCGGCATGTCAATCGGTCACACCCTCCTCGGGCTCCTGGAGTCCGGACCCCGCCACGGCTACGACCTCAAGCGCGCCTTCGACGAGAAGTTCGGCCACGACCGGCCGCTGCACTACGGGCAGGTCTACTCGACCATGTCCCGGCTGTTGAAGAACGGCCTGATCGAGGTGGACGGCGTCGAGGCCGGCGGAGGCCCCGAACGCAAGCGGTACGCGATCACCGAAGCCGGCGTCACCGACGTCGAGAGTTGGCTGGCCCGGCCCGAGAAGCCGGAGCCGTACCTGCAGTCCACGCTCTACACCAAGGTCGTGCTCGCCCTGCTGACCGGACGCCCGGCGGCCGAGCTGCTCGACCTGCAGCGCGCGGCGCATCTGCGGCTGATGCGGGAACTGACCCGGCGCAAGAAGGACGGCGACCTCGCCGACCAGCTGATCTGCGACCACGCGCTCTTCCACCTCGAGGCCGATCTCCGGTGGCTGGAGCTCACCGCCGCACGGCTCGACCGGCTCGCCGAGGAGATCCGCCGATGACCACCCCCGCCCTGCTCCGGGCCGACGGCGTCACCAAGGCGGACGGGACGACCCCCGCGCTCTCGGCGCGGACTTCGCCATCCGGGCGGGCGAGGTCATCGCCGTGATGGGCCCCTCCGCTCCGGCAAGTCCACCCTGCTGCACTGCCTGGCCGGGATCGTCCGGCCCGACGCCGGC encodes:
- a CDS encoding PadR family transcriptional regulator gives rise to the protein MSIGHTLLGLLESGPRHGYDLKRAFDEKFGHDRPLHYGQVYSTMSRLLKNGLIEVDGVEAGGGPERKRYAITEAGVTDVESWLARPEKPEPYLQSTLYTKVVLALLTGRPAAELLDLQRAAHLRLMRELTRRKKDGDLADQLICDHALFHLEADLRWLELTAARLDRLAEEIRR
- a CDS encoding transglycosylase domain-containing protein → MSRADTRRAKGGGRIRRLFTWKKLLGTFLVGCLLVMGAFYVVYLMVPVPVANAQATMESNVYKYSNGKILARTGEINREIVGLEEIPREVQNAFVAAENKTFYKDNGVDIKGTLRGALNTVTGKGKQGGSTITQQYVKNYYLDQDQTVTRKLKEMVIALKVDRQSKKSEILAGYINTSYYGRSAYGIQAAAQAYYGVDASRLDVAQGAYLASLLQAPSQYDWTSATPTGRKLVEARWNYTLDNMVEEGWLDAGKRTGLTFPVPQKPKAAPGMGGQTGYLVEAANQELTRQGISEEDIKAGGWTITLNIDEKKQKSLVRSVEEQLEAKLDRDKDAKDATVQAGATSVDPKTGRVLAMYGGIGATEHWLSNATRRDYQPASTFKPIVLASALENGSKTQDGRPIGLGTIYDGTSKRPVVGSDVPFSPENEDDRDYGPVTVQKATNSSINSVYAQMIVDVGPGKVKKTALDLGLRDGADFGERPAMSLGTMGASTWDMAAAYATLDNHGKKVTATIVKSAEHKVREIDPVRSIGEQVVTREAADTVTKAMTGVVRNGSGRRAAGDYAAAGKTGTSENNRSAWFVGYTPELVTAVGLFGEDPKGNQVTLTNTINAGRANGGGTPAEIWGAYTTRALGGGSDERFDLEADESVIVEPSPTPSETTESPVPSAPTPTDSPESTPPPTSTATTPPQPTDTPTIPTPPIPSKTTDPTIEPPVDGDGGNANRPQGVAPER